A stretch of the Acidilobus sp. 7A genome encodes the following:
- a CDS encoding histidinol-phosphate transaminase, whose protein sequence is MTGPGACAWRRHGGNSPPGAIDFSAPANPLGPPPGLAELIMSCASSRVYLSYPSPGLQSRLASAASEYLDVDEDHIVLSNGSAELLSLIPLALKARSLVVVEPNFGDHELLARSVGVDLLRVLMPAVDDSFQVTTDDIIRVARAARSPAVLIMSRPNNPTGYLADERLIDDISSRLPRDVTLVVDEAFIGLSSLGTSLGDREDLITLRSFTKDLAAPGLRLGAMVTSNRAALRAVSGSMQAWPVDSITACSLSSLLSDRSVRDHVRRGKDLVARELPRVSEGLRSAGFKTFRSAAPFVLVKHRRPNPDLKDALLEHGIYIRDASSFYSLDRHYSRISIRSPRDNDVLLSAARSIGP, encoded by the coding sequence TTGACAGGGCCAGGAGCATGTGCATGGAGGCGTCACGGGGGTAACAGCCCGCCCGGGGCTATAGACTTCAGCGCCCCGGCCAACCCACTGGGGCCGCCGCCAGGGCTGGCAGAGCTTATCATGAGCTGCGCGTCCTCGCGCGTCTACCTGAGTTACCCTTCGCCAGGCCTCCAGTCAAGGCTCGCGTCGGCCGCCTCGGAGTACCTGGACGTTGATGAGGACCACATAGTGCTCTCCAATGGGTCAGCCGAGCTGCTCTCGCTGATCCCCCTGGCCCTAAAGGCCAGAAGCCTTGTGGTTGTTGAGCCTAACTTCGGTGACCACGAGCTTCTAGCCAGATCCGTGGGCGTCGACCTCCTAAGGGTCCTCATGCCTGCTGTAGACGACTCCTTCCAGGTGACCACCGATGACATAATAAGGGTCGCGAGGGCCGCCAGGTCCCCGGCGGTGCTGATTATGTCAAGGCCAAACAACCCGACGGGCTACCTCGCTGATGAAAGGCTAATTGACGATATATCCTCAAGGTTGCCCAGGGACGTGACCCTCGTCGTTGACGAGGCCTTCATAGGCCTTAGCTCCCTTGGCACGAGCCTTGGGGACCGCGAGGACCTGATAACGCTTAGGTCCTTCACAAAGGACCTAGCAGCGCCGGGCCTAAGGCTTGGGGCCATGGTAACCTCAAACAGGGCTGCGCTCAGAGCCGTCTCAGGCTCAATGCAGGCGTGGCCCGTGGACTCAATAACCGCGTGCTCCCTCTCGTCGCTATTAAGCGACAGGTCCGTCAGGGACCACGTGAGGCGCGGGAAGGACCTAGTCGCCAGGGAGCTCCCGAGGGTCAGCGAGGGCCTCAGGTCGGCAGGCTTCAAAACCTTCAGGTCGGCCGCCCCCTTCGTGTTGGTAAAGCACAGGAGGCCCAACCCTGACCTGAAGGATGCCCTCCTTGAACACGGCATCTACATAAGGGACGCCTCGAGCTTCTACTCGCTCGACAGGCACTACTCGAGAATATCAATAAGGTCGCCCAGGGACAACGACGTCCTTCTAAGCGCCGCGAGGTCGATAGGGCCTTGA
- the cobS gene encoding adenosylcobinamide-GDP ribazoletransferase produces MSVRDLLALFTRLPVGSGSVEGAASSFYLVPLVGLVEGAIVSLVGVAISYLRLQLLAAALMIAAHLAVTGGMHIDGLADYSDVLGSGLRGEGALKVLKDPRRGSFAVVAVVVALLVRFSALYYLAASPVIIMASYISSLEASFIVARLGVEEPYEGMARPFTRSAKLAEQLRLNIIVYVALMAALALFDPVSLVTALSLAAGLLVTLDANSRLGFVNGDVIGTSIELGGLVALVAGALA; encoded by the coding sequence TTGAGCGTTAGGGACCTCCTGGCGCTCTTCACGAGGCTGCCCGTGGGGTCGGGGAGCGTCGAGGGCGCTGCCTCAAGCTTTTACCTGGTCCCCCTGGTCGGCCTCGTCGAGGGTGCAATAGTCTCCTTAGTCGGGGTGGCCATCAGTTATCTCAGGCTACAGCTGCTGGCGGCGGCCCTCATGATTGCGGCTCACCTAGCTGTGACGGGAGGCATGCACATTGATGGGCTCGCTGACTACAGCGACGTGCTCGGCTCAGGGCTGAGGGGCGAGGGGGCCTTAAAGGTGCTCAAGGACCCAAGGAGGGGGTCGTTCGCTGTCGTAGCCGTGGTAGTTGCTCTCCTTGTAAGGTTCTCAGCCCTCTACTACCTGGCGGCGTCGCCAGTCATAATTATGGCATCGTACATCTCGTCGCTTGAGGCCTCATTTATAGTTGCGCGGCTTGGCGTGGAGGAGCCTTATGAGGGCATGGCGCGTCCCTTCACGAGGTCAGCTAAGTTGGCCGAGCAGCTGAGGCTTAACATTATCGTTTACGTGGCACTCATGGCGGCGCTGGCCCTGTTTGACCCTGTGAGCCTGGTGACGGCCCTCTCCTTGGCTGCTGGCCTCCTCGTCACACTTGACGCGAACTCAAGGCTTGGGTTTGTGAACGGCGACGTCATTGGGACGTCAATAGAGCTCGGGGGCCTCGTGGCACTCGTCGCAGGTGCCCTGGCTTGA
- a CDS encoding cobalamin biosynthesis protein translates to MILPGFLYPGPLEVVSALLLATALDIVYPYHSGVMLKIHPVHTSYFMALRLFRPYSSRLRGALIWLAVMASHLAIYSALLYFAYRLSPVAWVIVAAYITKASMSARLLLEEVSSAGRGLLEGDLNAARRAAQGLVRRDLSKEDPGHVASAAIESLAESLNDGLVSPLFWYALLGPLGALAQRLVNTMDGALGFKDPEHIRAGWLSAWADTIVNYIPARVTAALIVIASAPHRSSGRALRAWLRCGRLTESRNAGRPMSAMAGSLGVMLEKRGSYTLCGEFGRLPEGRDVAEAVRVAAISSALLVLAEVIVLLLI, encoded by the coding sequence TTGATCCTGCCGGGCTTCCTTTACCCAGGCCCCCTGGAGGTCGTCTCAGCGCTACTGCTTGCAACGGCCCTTGACATAGTTTACCCCTACCACAGCGGTGTGATGCTTAAGATACATCCCGTTCACACCTCCTACTTCATGGCGCTGAGGCTCTTCAGGCCCTACTCGTCGCGCCTGCGCGGGGCCCTCATATGGCTCGCTGTAATGGCCTCACACCTGGCCATCTACTCAGCCCTGCTCTACTTTGCCTACAGGCTGAGCCCCGTGGCCTGGGTTATAGTGGCGGCTTACATAACTAAGGCATCAATGTCTGCGAGACTGCTCCTAGAGGAGGTCAGCAGTGCCGGGAGGGGGCTACTTGAGGGCGACCTCAACGCTGCCAGGAGGGCCGCCCAGGGCCTGGTGAGGAGGGACCTAAGCAAGGAAGACCCAGGCCACGTAGCATCTGCAGCCATTGAGTCCCTCGCTGAGAGCCTCAACGACGGCCTCGTCTCGCCCCTCTTCTGGTACGCTTTGCTTGGCCCGCTCGGGGCCCTCGCGCAGAGGCTTGTTAACACCATGGACGGCGCCCTCGGCTTCAAGGACCCTGAGCACATAAGGGCTGGGTGGCTCAGCGCCTGGGCTGACACCATTGTAAATTACATCCCGGCCAGGGTCACGGCGGCCCTTATAGTGATAGCCTCAGCGCCTCACAGGTCCTCCGGAAGGGCCCTCAGGGCGTGGCTCAGGTGCGGGAGGCTCACTGAGAGCAGGAACGCCGGGAGGCCCATGTCAGCCATGGCGGGCTCCCTGGGCGTCATGCTAGAGAAGAGGGGCTCCTACACGCTCTGCGGGGAGTTCGGGAGGCTACCTGAGGGCCGTGACGTCGCTGAGGCCGTAAGGGTTGCAGCTATATCGTCAGCTCTGCTGGTCCTGGCCGAGGTCATTGTCCTCCTGCTTATCTGA
- a CDS encoding asparagine synthase C-terminal domain-containing protein, translating to MRCEDLGAALLDSVKELVASEGCDCVLFSGGIDTTFVTLAAVEGGLRPKLISVLFPGSADEEYVDYVSRELGLELIKVRPTAEEALACADEALRSMVTIDPIEVISGAAVCLGLRKAKELGCRCVATGDGGDELFIGYDFLFPEGRDELERWLSKVTRGAFFNSVPISGRLGVKVLLPLYSDKAKELSWEALRLGCDLRELNGVKYGKYLMRRVIEARGLSKVAWRPKDPITRGSGSQSLLDVMSSLTSNDEIIELSRETGVLLPSRPHAYLLKRRLSLELQMPQRATSNSCPICGSEMRDGFCRFCGAYIDRSDSLSVYSDDAASLTGASRLLGNLKKS from the coding sequence ATGAGGTGCGAGGACCTAGGGGCTGCCCTGCTTGACTCCGTAAAGGAGTTGGTTGCCAGCGAGGGGTGTGACTGCGTGCTCTTCAGCGGCGGCATAGACACCACATTCGTCACCCTGGCCGCCGTCGAGGGCGGCCTAAGGCCTAAGCTCATATCAGTGCTCTTCCCCGGCTCGGCTGACGAGGAGTACGTAGACTACGTGTCAAGGGAGCTTGGCCTGGAGCTAATCAAGGTCAGGCCAACCGCCGAGGAGGCCCTTGCATGCGCTGACGAGGCGCTAAGGTCAATGGTGACGATAGACCCCATAGAGGTCATCTCAGGTGCCGCAGTCTGCCTGGGCCTCAGGAAGGCCAAGGAGCTTGGCTGCAGGTGCGTTGCGACAGGCGACGGAGGGGATGAGCTCTTCATAGGCTACGACTTCCTCTTTCCTGAAGGCCGCGATGAGCTTGAGAGGTGGCTAAGCAAGGTCACGCGTGGGGCTTTCTTCAACTCAGTTCCCATATCGGGCCGCCTGGGGGTCAAGGTGCTGCTACCCCTCTACAGCGACAAGGCCAAGGAGCTCTCCTGGGAGGCCCTGAGGCTCGGCTGCGACCTGAGGGAGCTCAACGGGGTCAAGTACGGCAAGTACCTAATGAGGAGGGTCATAGAGGCCAGGGGGCTCAGCAAGGTGGCCTGGAGGCCCAAGGACCCCATAACAAGGGGAAGCGGCTCACAGTCGCTGCTGGACGTAATGAGCAGCCTCACCTCTAACGATGAAATAATTGAACTCTCCAGGGAGACGGGCGTGCTGTTGCCTTCAAGGCCCCACGCCTACCTACTTAAGAGGAGGCTGTCCCTTGAACTTCAGATGCCGCAGAGGGCGACCTCCAACAGCTGCCCCATATGTGGCTCAGAGATGAGGGACGGCTTCTGCAGGTTCTGCGGGGCCTACATAGATAGGTCGGACTCGCTCTCTGTATACTCCGACGACGCTGCCAGCCTCACGGGCGCCTCAAGGCTGCTTGGAAACCTCAAGAAGTCTTGA
- a CDS encoding DUF72 domain-containing protein encodes MEVYVGTSGWLYDWNEDGSLGWYAENSGLNAVELNASFYRFPFPSQVTSWSRRGSGLRWSIKVNRLITHVHRLNDKAADTWAKFRRLFEPMNNLIDFYLFQMPPNFAYTEENLSRVETFVMRSGLGQRAALEFRHPSWFSDDAVEALRRLGVTFVSVDSPMGVFIRSTNGVVYLRMHGRASWYAYEYSEEELLSDVNEIVALRPSRAYVFFNNDHWMLGNARFTLSRLLEVSKQP; translated from the coding sequence TTGGAGGTCTACGTCGGTACATCAGGCTGGCTCTACGACTGGAACGAGGATGGTAGCCTCGGCTGGTACGCTGAGAACAGCGGGCTAAACGCCGTGGAGCTGAACGCCTCGTTCTACAGGTTCCCCTTCCCCTCGCAGGTGACCTCGTGGTCCAGGAGGGGCTCAGGTCTCAGGTGGTCAATTAAGGTGAACAGGCTGATAACACATGTTCACAGGCTTAATGATAAGGCAGCGGACACGTGGGCCAAGTTCAGGAGGCTCTTCGAGCCAATGAACAATCTCATAGACTTCTACCTCTTTCAGATGCCGCCCAACTTCGCCTACACTGAGGAGAACCTGTCCAGGGTTGAGACATTTGTGATGAGGTCAGGCCTTGGACAGAGGGCGGCGCTGGAGTTCAGGCACCCCTCATGGTTCTCGGACGATGCCGTTGAGGCCCTGAGAAGGCTTGGCGTGACCTTCGTGTCTGTTGACTCGCCCATGGGGGTATTTATAAGGAGCACCAACGGCGTCGTCTACCTCAGGATGCACGGAAGGGCCTCGTGGTACGCCTATGAGTACAGCGAGGAGGAGCTCCTCAGCGACGTGAACGAGATAGTAGCGCTCAGGCCGAGCAGGGCCTACGTCTTTTTTAACAACGATCACTGGATGCTTGGGAATGCTAGGTTCACGCTTTCAAGACTTCTTGAGGTTTCCAAGCAGCCTTGA
- a CDS encoding DUF2250 domain-containing protein produces the protein MAKLPNIGGHAAEGEKGSDIEAKLTQLSPLSLYILFHLKRANADYAGSISKVIEVPIEKVVDELDRLESTGLIQRRVGGSSIKRSEARFKLSDEVHKHHVYYELSREGEALVRELVRDPRKLSEYFDRLAGHRNALKLLLFLFEAKNEHAGTLAKVVNDTPCNTVDLLDRLESLGLVVKVKEKVIKASHRRAKPKPETRTHHVYYRVSEMTKMLIRYSDLRRASQGAYA, from the coding sequence ATGGCGAAACTCCCTAATATTGGTGGACACGCCGCGGAGGGCGAGAAGGGCTCTGACATTGAGGCGAAGCTGACGCAGCTGAGCCCCCTGTCGCTCTACATACTCTTCCACCTTAAGAGGGCCAACGCTGACTACGCGGGCTCGATATCTAAGGTTATCGAGGTGCCAATAGAGAAGGTTGTTGACGAGCTTGACAGGCTTGAGTCGACAGGCCTGATACAGAGGCGCGTCGGGGGCTCATCAATAAAGCGCAGTGAGGCTAGATTTAAGCTCTCCGACGAGGTACATAAGCATCACGTCTACTATGAGCTTAGCAGGGAGGGCGAGGCACTGGTCAGGGAGCTCGTGAGGGACCCCCGGAAGCTCTCAGAGTACTTTGACAGACTTGCAGGCCACAGGAACGCCCTCAAGCTGCTCCTCTTCCTCTTTGAGGCCAAGAACGAGCACGCCGGGACCCTGGCCAAGGTGGTTAATGACACGCCCTGCAACACCGTTGACCTCCTCGACAGGCTCGAGTCCCTGGGCCTTGTGGTTAAGGTCAAGGAGAAGGTCATAAAGGCCTCCCACAGGAGGGCCAAGCCGAAGCCCGAGACCAGGACGCACCACGTCTACTACAGGGTCAGCGAGATGACTAAGATGCTAATAAGGTACAGCGACCTCAGGAGAGCCTCACAGGGGGCCTACGCTTGA
- the ribC gene encoding riboflavin synthase — protein sequence MGSVAEEVLREELPDYRVVRYTVPGIKDLPGAARRLIDMGCDGVITLGWVGATQVDKYSYIAMSVGLVMLSVLTGKVVVDVTVHEDETEDPRELREIAVNRARAHAENLVKLLTGGLEALRPLAGQGVRQGRSSVGPL from the coding sequence ATGGGCTCCGTCGCCGAGGAGGTGCTGAGGGAGGAGCTACCTGACTACAGGGTAGTCAGGTACACAGTGCCCGGCATAAAGGACCTCCCCGGCGCCGCCCGCAGGCTTATAGACATGGGTTGCGACGGCGTGATAACGCTTGGCTGGGTCGGCGCCACCCAGGTGGACAAGTACAGCTACATAGCTATGAGCGTAGGCCTCGTCATGCTCTCCGTGCTTACGGGCAAGGTAGTTGTCGACGTCACAGTCCACGAGGACGAGACTGAGGACCCAAGGGAACTCAGGGAGATAGCCGTAAACAGGGCCAGGGCGCACGCTGAGAACCTAGTCAAGCTCCTCACGGGCGGCCTGGAGGCCCTCAGGCCCCTGGCAGGCCAGGGCGTCAGGCAGGGAAGATCAAGCGTAGGCCCCCTGTGA
- a CDS encoding 3,4-dihydroxy-2-butanone-4-phosphate synthase — translation MGVDEAISALKSGMPVLLYDSESRESEVDMVFHASAVTPEAIYALRARAGGLICFATRWSIVSYLGVPWGDELIASVPALRPLTERRLFYGDRPAFTIWVNHTSVRTGISDIDRSTTVRELYEVVKAFLKGDREGARRKFLNEFQAPGHVPLLASRGLKARRGHTELSIALTALAGLEPTTVFAEMLDRGPSLSLEKAKAIAEREGLALVSGREVIDACDGVEMCWSD, via the coding sequence GTGGGCGTGGATGAAGCTATAAGCGCACTCAAGAGCGGCATGCCTGTCCTACTTTACGACTCAGAGTCAAGGGAGTCGGAGGTTGACATGGTATTTCACGCGTCTGCCGTTACGCCAGAGGCCATATATGCGCTGAGGGCAAGGGCCGGGGGCCTGATATGCTTCGCGACACGCTGGTCCATAGTGAGCTACCTAGGCGTCCCCTGGGGCGACGAGCTGATAGCGTCGGTCCCGGCCCTCAGGCCCCTGACTGAGAGGAGACTCTTCTACGGCGACAGGCCGGCGTTCACGATATGGGTCAACCACACGTCCGTCAGGACAGGCATAAGCGACATAGACAGGTCGACAACGGTCAGGGAGCTCTATGAGGTGGTTAAGGCCTTCCTGAAGGGCGATAGGGAGGGGGCAAGGAGGAAGTTCCTAAATGAGTTCCAGGCGCCGGGCCACGTGCCCCTGCTCGCTTCAAGGGGCCTCAAGGCCAGAAGGGGGCACACGGAGCTAAGCATAGCGCTCACGGCGCTCGCCGGGCTTGAGCCTACCACGGTTTTTGCAGAGATGCTTGACCGCGGCCCCTCGCTGAGCCTTGAGAAGGCTAAGGCTATAGCCGAGAGGGAGGGCCTGGCCTTGGTGAGCGGCAGGGAGGTGATAGACGCCTGTGACGGAGTCGAGATGTGTTGGAGTGATTGA
- a CDS encoding stage II sporulation protein M, which yields MGFLDDAVDEIAQDSLYRRAWYAFIVLFGVVAMLVATFYNKIVSGYPGQYLLNETQSIRSIASFANTSGPYFYAALPGIIFAKNSLTDIIDYALLITIVFPIFVIVLNGGLVGFVSVYTLPLHGNALAIFYFLAPHGVIEIPAFSLVASSMVLFFKRGIGRTYALAFSLLVLSVLLLVVAAIMESSVTLVVGSLVQALTNRTALHMIVNGTSGALT from the coding sequence ATGGGGTTTCTTGATGACGCTGTTGACGAGATAGCACAGGACAGCCTGTACAGGCGGGCCTGGTACGCGTTCATAGTTCTTTTCGGCGTCGTTGCAATGCTCGTGGCGACGTTTTACAATAAGATAGTGAGCGGCTACCCCGGTCAGTACCTGCTTAACGAGACGCAGTCCATAAGGAGCATTGCAAGCTTTGCTAACACCAGTGGTCCATATTTCTATGCGGCGCTCCCAGGCATTATATTCGCGAAGAACTCCCTCACGGACATTATAGACTACGCACTGCTGATCACAATAGTCTTCCCAATCTTCGTAATAGTGCTTAACGGAGGGCTCGTGGGCTTTGTGAGCGTCTACACCCTTCCATTGCACGGCAACGCCCTGGCAATATTCTACTTCCTCGCTCCACACGGCGTCATAGAGATACCCGCTTTCAGCCTCGTCGCGTCCTCCATGGTACTGTTCTTTAAGCGTGGCATAGGGAGAACCTATGCCTTGGCGTTCTCCCTGCTGGTGCTCTCGGTGCTGCTTTTGGTGGTGGCTGCCATTATGGAGTCCAGCGTGACCCTTGTAGTGGGGTCACTGGTGCAGGCGCTGACTAACAGAACTGCCCTGCACATGATAGTCAATGGCACTAGCGGTGCCCTGACTTGA
- a CDS encoding acyl-CoA dehydrogenase family protein: MVFPFKSIEDFKVNLTQEHELFRKSVREFVEKDIMPRWREIEESNRIPPEILKGLAEQGITGIGIPEEYGGQGGGQLITAIAMEEIARAVPSLAVAIGVNHLFAVPVLEFGAEDLKKRYVTPIARGEKRGAHANTEPSGGSDVAGIQSRAVKENDHYIITGRKVFISAAGEADYLLVSARTNPPQEGKRWWGITTFVVERDWPGVKIGQQFRVIGMRGEQPYEVVLDNVKVPAENVVGKENEGFKVVVTTYDHTRIGIAAQAVGIAQATFEKAVNYALQRELFGQNMINFEMIVEKLADMYIRLEASRLLTYWAASLADEGRSEYAIAASIAKTFATESAEWIARQAVQIHGGYGVDFETGVERYLRDAIITTIYEGTNEIQRLTIVREMIRQAFGLRI; the protein is encoded by the coding sequence ATGGTGTTCCCATTCAAGAGTATTGAGGACTTTAAGGTAAACCTGACCCAGGAACACGAGCTCTTCAGGAAGTCCGTGCGCGAGTTTGTTGAGAAGGATATCATGCCGAGGTGGAGGGAGATAGAGGAGAGCAACAGAATACCGCCTGAGATACTCAAGGGTCTCGCCGAGCAGGGCATAACGGGCATTGGCATACCCGAGGAGTACGGCGGCCAGGGAGGGGGGCAGCTCATAACAGCTATAGCCATGGAAGAGATAGCCAGGGCCGTGCCAAGCCTGGCAGTTGCAATAGGGGTCAATCACTTGTTTGCAGTTCCTGTCCTTGAGTTCGGCGCCGAGGACCTGAAGAAGAGGTACGTGACGCCCATAGCTAGGGGCGAAAAAAGAGGAGCTCATGCGAACACGGAGCCAAGCGGCGGCAGTGACGTGGCCGGCATCCAGTCAAGGGCGGTCAAAGAGAATGACCATTACATAATCACTGGGAGGAAGGTCTTCATAAGCGCCGCTGGCGAGGCCGACTACCTCCTGGTCTCAGCAAGGACAAACCCGCCACAGGAGGGCAAGAGGTGGTGGGGCATAACTACGTTTGTGGTCGAGAGGGACTGGCCGGGCGTCAAGATAGGGCAGCAGTTCAGAGTGATAGGCATGAGGGGGGAGCAGCCATATGAGGTTGTACTTGACAACGTCAAGGTACCCGCCGAGAACGTTGTTGGAAAGGAGAACGAGGGCTTCAAGGTCGTGGTGACTACCTATGATCATACAAGGATAGGCATAGCGGCTCAGGCTGTAGGGATAGCCCAGGCTACCTTTGAGAAAGCGGTCAATTACGCCCTTCAGAGGGAGCTCTTTGGCCAGAACATGATAAACTTTGAAATGATAGTTGAGAAGCTGGCCGACATGTACATAAGGCTTGAGGCGTCAAGGCTTCTCACATACTGGGCTGCGAGCCTAGCTGACGAGGGCAGGTCGGAGTACGCTATAGCCGCCAGCATAGCTAAGACTTTCGCCACGGAGTCCGCTGAGTGGATAGCGAGGCAGGCTGTTCAGATACACGGAGGCTACGGCGTCGACTTTGAGACTGGCGTCGAGCGGTACCTGCGCGACGCCATAATAACAACTATATACGAGGGGACGAACGAAATACAGAGGCTGACCATAGTCAGGGAGATGATCAGACAGGCCTTCGGGTTGAGGATTTAA
- a CDS encoding DMT family transporter — MTSRRLGYVSLALAILVWGTAYPIIGVAERYVSPVALAALRTLIGGAVLAAIARRLAANLKVFIAGLINIGAFLVLLNLAIALSSNPSLAAVMIYTQPLFTALATPFVMGRRVSGRQYSGVGVGMAGIALLVFADAAKLNIGILIGLLGGVLWSAGTLYYEKRVVPEGLDLVAATAFMSLSSTPLVLAFWPLGMYLKLTPLSAALIAYIVVVIQAVGWFSWFYGVKALGGVRAGSISMLTPIVAILSTAVMFREVPTPLEAIASAAVIAGALVVQLG; from the coding sequence GTGACGTCCCGTAGGCTTGGCTACGTCTCGCTGGCCCTCGCGATCTTGGTGTGGGGAACGGCCTATCCTATAATAGGTGTAGCCGAGAGGTACGTGTCCCCTGTGGCCCTGGCCGCCCTCAGGACCTTAATAGGAGGCGCAGTGCTGGCAGCCATAGCTAGGAGGCTCGCGGCTAACCTTAAGGTCTTCATAGCAGGCCTCATAAACATAGGTGCCTTCCTGGTCCTGCTGAACCTCGCAATAGCTCTGTCGTCCAACCCGTCGCTCGCCGCAGTGATGATATACACGCAACCCCTGTTCACAGCCCTGGCCACGCCCTTCGTCATGGGCAGGAGGGTGAGCGGGCGCCAGTACTCAGGCGTGGGGGTTGGCATGGCTGGCATAGCGCTTTTAGTGTTTGCCGACGCTGCTAAGCTTAACATTGGAATCCTCATAGGTCTCCTGGGCGGCGTACTGTGGTCAGCGGGCACGCTTTACTATGAGAAGCGCGTGGTCCCTGAAGGTTTGGACCTTGTGGCCGCCACGGCCTTCATGTCGCTCTCCTCAACGCCATTAGTGCTCGCCTTTTGGCCCCTGGGGATGTACTTGAAGCTCACGCCCCTCTCGGCGGCACTGATAGCTTACATTGTAGTGGTTATACAGGCCGTCGGCTGGTTCTCGTGGTTCTACGGCGTTAAGGCGCTTGGGGGCGTCAGGGCGGGCTCTATATCCATGCTGACGCCTATAGTTGCTATTCTTTCCACTGCCGTGATGTTTAGGGAGGTCCCAACGCCGCTTGAGGCTATAGCCTCGGCTGCCGTGATAGCTGGGGCGCTGGTAGTTCAGTTAGGTTGA